The segment CAGCAACCCGTGTACGCTTCTGGCCGGACGCGGACCGGCGCAGGCCGGACCGCTTGACCCCGTGCTGCACGCTGCGGTGCGGGGTGCCTTCTCCCCCCGACTGGAGCGCGCAATGGCGGCGTCACCCGAGCACCCCATAGAACTGTCTCCGCATGTGTCCGACGAGGTGCGCAAGACCACGTGTTACATGTGCGCCTGTCGATGCGGCGTGGAAGTCCACCTGCGCGACGGCAAGGTCCGCTACCTCCAGGGCAACCGCGATCACCCGGTGAACCAGGGCGTGCTCTGCGCCAAGGGCTCAGCCGGCATCATGCAGCACTACTCACCTGCGCGGCTGAAGAAGCCGCTCAAGCGGGTGGGCGAGCGCGGCAGTGGCCAGTTCGTCGAAATCGAGTGGGAAGAAGCGCTGCAGACAGCTGTGGACTGGCTCGCGCCAGTGCGCCGCGACGACCCGTCTAAACTCGCCTTCTTCACCGGACGCGACCAGTCGCAGTCGTTGACGTCCTGGTGGGCGCAGCAGTTCGGCACGCCAAATTACGCCGCGCACGGCGGTTTCTGCTCGGTCAACATGGCTGCCGCCGGCATCTACACCATGGGCGGCGCGTTCTGGGAATTCGGCTCGCCGGACTGGGAGCTGACCGAATACTTCATGATCTTCGGCGTCGCCGAGGACCACGACTCGAACCCGATCAAGATCGGCCTCGGCAAGCTCAAGGCGCGCGGCGCCAAGATCGTCGCCGTCAACCCCGTGCGCACCGGCTACAACGCCGTGGCTGACGAGTGGGTCGGCATCACGCCCGGCACAGACGGGCTGTTCGTACTCGCACTGGTGCAGGAGCTGATCCGCGCCGGCAAGGTCGACCTGAACTACCTAATCCGCTACACCAACGCGCCGCACCTCGTGGTGCACAACCAGGGCGGTGCCGACCACGGCCTGTTCGCGCGCGACGCCGATGGCCAGTGCCTGGTCGCCGACCGCCGCACGGGCGCGGTGCACGCCGCCAACGACACCGACGCCAAGCCTGCGTTGACCGGCGAGTTCGACCTGCCCGACGGTGGCAAAGCCGTGCCGGTCTTCGCTCTGATGGCAGAGCAGTACGCGGACGCGCGCTACACGCCCGAAGCGGTCTCTGCGCAGTGTGGCGTGCCGGCGGAGACGATTCGCCGAATCGCGCGCGAGCTCGCCGAAGCGGCCTTCGAGCGTGAGGTGGTGATCGAACAACCCTGGACCGATCACCTCGGCCGGCAGCACGAGCGTATGATCGGGCGTCCGGTGAGCTGCCACGCCATGCGCGGCATCTCGGCGCACGCCAACGGCTTCCAGACCTGCCGCTCGATTCACCTGTTGCAGATCCTGCTGGGCTCGGTCGAAGTGCCCGGCGGGTTCCGCTTCAAACCACCGTACCCCAAGCCCGTCGAGGCGCACCCGACGCCGCACACGGATCACGCGCCGGGCACACCGCTCGGTGGTCCGCACCTCGGTTTCGTGCGCGGTCCGGAGAACCTGCAGATCAACGATGACGGCTCGCCGCGGCGAATCGACAAAGCGTTCAGTTGGGACGCACCGATGTCCGCGCACGGCCTGATGCACATGGTCATCAGCAACGCGGCTGCAGGTGACCCCTACCCGGTGGATGTGCTGTTCATGTACATGGCCAACATGGCCTGGAACTCGTCCATGAACACCACGGACGTCATCGACATGCTCACGCGCAAGCGCGCGGACGGCGAGTACCAGATTCCCAAGATCATCTACTCGGACAGTTACTCCTCCGAAATGGTGTCCTTTGCGGACCTGGTGCTGCCGGACACCACCTACCTCGAACGCCACGATTGCATCTCGCTGCTCGACCGGCCGATCAGCGAACCCGACTGCGCGGCCGACGCGATCCGCTGGCCCGTGGTTGAACCGGACCGCGACGTACGGGGTTTCCAATCGGTGATCATCGACCTCGGCGCGCGGCTGGGCCTGCCGGGCTTTGTCGACGGCGACGGCAAGGCCGTGTGGCAGGACTACGCCGACTACATGATCAACCACCAGCGTCGGCCGGGTGTCGGACCGCTGGCCGGCTGGCGTGGAGAAGACGAGTCGGGCGAGGGGCGCGGCGAGCCGAACCCCGAGCAGCTTGAGCGTTACATCGAAAACGGCGGTTTCTTCACCGCGCACATCCCGGATGCGGCTCGGTACTTCAAGCCCTGGAACCAGGCCTACCAGGACTGGGCCGTGAAGATCGGGCTGTTCGACAGCCCCCAGCCCTACACTTTTCAAATCTACGTCGAGCCGCTTCGGAAATTCCAGCTTGCCGCCGAGGGCCACGGCGAGCGGCAACCACCGGATCACCTGCGTGACCGGATCGCGTCGTGTTTCACACCGCTGCCGAGCTGGTATCCGCCGTTCGAAGGCGAACGCGTCGACGAGACCGCTTTCCCGTTACATGCGATCACGCAACGGCCCGCGGCGATGTACCACAGCTGGGGCTCACAGAACGCCTGGTTGCGGCAGATCCACGGTGACAACGCGCTCTACGTGCCAGCGGAAGTCTGTGACGAGGTCGGTCTGGAGAGTGGCGATTGGGCTTGGGTCAGCTCTCACCACGGGCGCATCAAGGCACCCGTGGTGCGCATGGAGGCGGTCAACGGCAAGACCCTCTGGACCTGGAACGCCATCGGCAAGCGCCGTGGGGCCTGGGCGCTCGCCGAGGGTGCGCCCGAGACCGAACGGGGTTTTTTGCTCAACCACCTCATCGATGAACTCCTGCCCGACCAGGGCGGCCACCGGGTGGCGAACTCCGACCCCATCACCGGGCAGGCGGCGTGGTTCGACTTGCGCGTGAACATCGAGAAAGCCGAGCCGGGCAATGAGGTCT is part of the Pseudomonadota bacterium genome and harbors:
- a CDS encoding molybdopterin-dependent oxidoreductase; the encoded protein is MAASPEHPIELSPHVSDEVRKTTCYMCACRCGVEVHLRDGKVRYLQGNRDHPVNQGVLCAKGSAGIMQHYSPARLKKPLKRVGERGSGQFVEIEWEEALQTAVDWLAPVRRDDPSKLAFFTGRDQSQSLTSWWAQQFGTPNYAAHGGFCSVNMAAAGIYTMGGAFWEFGSPDWELTEYFMIFGVAEDHDSNPIKIGLGKLKARGAKIVAVNPVRTGYNAVADEWVGITPGTDGLFVLALVQELIRAGKVDLNYLIRYTNAPHLVVHNQGGADHGLFARDADGQCLVADRRTGAVHAANDTDAKPALTGEFDLPDGGKAVPVFALMAEQYADARYTPEAVSAQCGVPAETIRRIARELAEAAFEREVVIEQPWTDHLGRQHERMIGRPVSCHAMRGISAHANGFQTCRSIHLLQILLGSVEVPGGFRFKPPYPKPVEAHPTPHTDHAPGTPLGGPHLGFVRGPENLQINDDGSPRRIDKAFSWDAPMSAHGLMHMVISNAAAGDPYPVDVLFMYMANMAWNSSMNTTDVIDMLTRKRADGEYQIPKIIYSDSYSSEMVSFADLVLPDTTYLERHDCISLLDRPISEPDCAADAIRWPVVEPDRDVRGFQSVIIDLGARLGLPGFVDGDGKAVWQDYADYMINHQRRPGVGPLAGWRGEDESGEGRGEPNPEQLERYIENGGFFTAHIPDAARYFKPWNQAYQDWAVKIGLFDSPQPYTFQIYVEPLRKFQLAAEGHGERQPPDHLRDRIASCFTPLPSWYPPFEGERVDETAFPLHAITQRPAAMYHSWGSQNAWLRQIHGDNALYVPAEVCDEVGLESGDWAWVSSHHGRIKAPVVRMEAVNGKTLWTWNAIGKRRGAWALAEGAPETERGFLLNHLIDELLPDQGGHRVANSDPITGQAAWFDLRVNIEKAEPGNEVSEPRAAAQVSPVGIGQETVRYGEEWT